The Styela clava chromosome 10, kaStyClav1.hap1.2, whole genome shotgun sequence genome window below encodes:
- the LOC144428046 gene encoding general transcription factor II-I repeat domain-containing protein 2-like produces METLATRTRGGDIFTAVKNTCIRNGFDLTNLRGIRGAPAMMGNSQGFVARFSEYVSKEYDNKELINLHCIIHQEALCAKSVAINVILKDVNRIILFIRANALHHRQFRELLQSSETSAEDILYHTAVRWLSQGETSHRALRLHKEIIEYYSLKNKDCPLLNTDFLTSLAFLVDFLTFVNNLNQSLQGKATTVCLMYKKVLDFRDKCRLLKGHLQQREFIHFPQLTALIDSKEIQVDKIPIVLFSGVFDTVLQDFGDRFQDFRRSSKTLRLVAFPHLVDTENAPLHLQMELLELKNDEQLVQKFKDEENLLNTWKGAVAYPVLRELARKTLVLFGSTYTCEATFSKMKYLKNEYRTRLLDVNLESQLRLMVSNQLPDFASLSADMQDQGSH; encoded by the coding sequence ATGGAAACACTCGCTACTCGCACCCGTGGTGGAGACATATTTACTGCAGTTAAGAATACCTGTATTCGTAACGGATTCGATCTGACAAATCTTCGTGGAATTCGTGGCGCCCCTGCCATGATGGGTAACTCGCAAGGTTTTGTGGCAAGGTTTTCAGAGTACGTATCAAAGGAATATGATAACAAGGAGCTCATCAACCTGCACTGTATTATCCACCAGGAAGCACTGTGTGCCAAATCTGTTGCTATCAATGTCATTTTGAAGGACGTCAATCGCATCATCTTGTTCATTCGCGCAAATGCTCTTCATCACCGGCAATTTCGAGAACTTTTGCAATCGAGTGAAACGTCTGCTGAGGACATTTTATATCACACCGCAGTTCGTTGGTTGTCTCAGGGAGAAACATCTCACCGTGCTCTGCGGTTACACAAAGAAATAATAGAATACTATTCCTTAAAAAACAAGGACTGTCCCTTACTGAACACGGACTTCCTCACATCTCTGGCGTTTCTGGTTGATTTTCTAACCTTCGTTAACAATCTGAATCAAAGTCTGCAAGGAAAGGCAACTACAGTTTGTCTCATGTACAAAAAAGTACTGGATTTTCGTGACAAATGTCGTCTCCTCAAAGGTCATCTCCAGCAGCGTGAGTTCATCCATTTTCCACAATTGACGGCCCTTATTGACAGCAAAGAAATACAGGTTGACAAAATTCCAATCGTCTTATTTTCTGGTGTTTTCGATACGGTGTTGCAGGATTTTGGCGATCGTTTTCAAGATTTTAGGAGGAGTTCTAAAACGTTAAGACTCGTTGCTTTTCCGCATCTGGTTGATACCGAGAATGCTCCACTGCACCTTCAAATGGAACTGCTGGAGTTGAAGAATGATGAGCAGCTTGTGCAGAAGTTTAAAGACGAGGAAAATTTGCTGAACACATGGAAAGGCGCAGTTGCATATCCAGTGCTACGAGAATTGGCAAGAAAAACTCTCGTTCTTTTTGGAAGCACTTACACGTGCGAAGCAAcgttttcaaaaatgaagtaCCTGAAGAATGAGTACCGAACCAGATTGTTAGACGTCAATCTGGAGTCTCAACTAAGACTGATGGTATCCAACCAGTTACCTGACTTTGCAAGTTTATCTGCCGACATGCAAGACCAAGGAAGTCATTAA